The Acidimicrobiales bacterium genome has a segment encoding these proteins:
- the atpF gene encoding F0F1 ATP synthase subunit B has product MEGTAPRRGIARVAAAAALIGWLTFAGLSGVAHAQESGGDTKEITHDAQECIDILEDGGKVDDCHESPSPIIPEASELVWGSISFVVLLFAMMKFAYPALKKSMDARANKIRENLDAADRVKTEAESVLADYQRQLADARNESNRIIEEARQTADQLRRDLMQRAESEVADLRQRARDDITAAQERATADLRTNVGALAIELAEKVVEANLDRDTNMRLIERYISSVGNGAAAK; this is encoded by the coding sequence ATGGAGGGCACGGCCCCGCGTCGGGGCATCGCACGGGTGGCGGCAGCGGCCGCACTCATCGGCTGGCTCACGTTCGCCGGGCTCAGCGGGGTTGCGCACGCCCAGGAGAGCGGGGGCGACACGAAGGAGATCACCCACGATGCGCAGGAGTGCATCGACATCCTGGAGGACGGAGGCAAGGTCGACGACTGCCACGAGTCGCCCAGCCCGATCATCCCCGAGGCGTCCGAGCTCGTCTGGGGCTCCATCTCGTTCGTCGTCCTGCTGTTCGCCATGATGAAGTTCGCCTACCCGGCGCTCAAGAAGTCCATGGACGCCAGGGCCAACAAGATCCGCGAGAACCTCGATGCGGCCGACCGGGTCAAGACGGAGGCGGAGTCGGTGCTCGCCGACTACCAGCGCCAGCTGGCCGACGCCCGCAACGAGTCGAATCGCATCATCGAGGAAGCCCGCCAGACGGCCGACCAGCTTCGGCGCGACCTGATGCAGCGGGCCGAGTCGGAGGTCGCCGACCTGCGGCAGCGGGCCCGTGACGACATCACCGCCGCCCAGGAGCGGGCCACCGCCGACTTGCGCACCAACGTCGGCGCCCTCGCCATCGAGCTGGCCGAGAAGGTCGTCGAGGCGAATCTCGACCGCGACACCAACATGCGCCTGATCGAGCGCTACATCTCGTCCGTGGGGAACGGCGCGGCCGCCAAATGA
- the atpE gene encoding ATP synthase F0 subunit C, giving the protein MLDVFMLAQEAGGADPTAGLTAIGRGIVYGGAAIGPGIGIGIVVGNAITAMARQPESAGMVRTTMFLGIAFTEALALFGFVLAFIISG; this is encoded by the coding sequence GTGTTGGACGTGTTCATGCTGGCCCAGGAGGCGGGGGGTGCCGACCCGACCGCCGGCCTCACCGCCATCGGCCGAGGCATCGTCTACGGCGGGGCCGCCATCGGCCCCGGCATCGGCATCGGCATCGTGGTGGGCAACGCCATCACGGCCATGGCCCGCCAGCCGGAGTCGGCCGGCATGGTGCGCACCACCATGTTCCTGGGCATCGCCTTCACCGAGGCGCTCGCCCTGTTCGGGTTCGTCCTCGCCTTCATCATCTCGGGCTGA